From Flavobacteriales bacterium, one genomic window encodes:
- a CDS encoding 30S ribosomal protein S21, whose amino-acid sequence MLIIPVKEGEPVERALKRFKKKFEKTGVMKQVRERKQFTKKSVIIRKQRAKAAYVQQLRQNEE is encoded by the coding sequence ATGTTAATTATACCAGTAAAAGAAGGAGAACCAGTAGAAAGAGCCTTAAAGAGATTTAAGAAGAAATTCGAGAAGACTGGAGTGATGAAACAAGTGCGAGAGCGCAAGCAATTCACAAAAAAGTCTGTAATCATAAGAAAGCAAAGAGCTAAAGCAGCATACGTACAGCAATTGAGACAAAACGAGGAATAG